The following nucleotide sequence is from Myxococcus stipitatus.
CGAGGTGGAGCTGGAGATCCGGGTCGAGTTGCTCCCGCGGTGAAGGCCTGTCGCGCCGTGCCCCGTCGACCGTCGGGCGCCCTATACTCCCCGGGATGTCGGTTCGCCCCTGCCCCTCCTGCCACGTCCCCATGCAGCCGCTCTTCGCGGACCGCGTTCCGCTCGACCGGTGTTTCGCCTGCAAGGCGATGTGGTTCGACGCCGGGGAGCTGGGCGTCGTCGCGGGCTCCCAGGGCACGCTGGAGATGACGCGGGAGCAGCCCGCCGCGAGGTGCCCTGGCTGCCAGGGGATGTTGTGGTTCGCGCGGCTCGGGGCCTGTGAGCTGCTGGCCTGCATCGACTGTGGCGGCAACTACGTGGCGGACGCCCAGTTCGCCCGCGCCACGCGAGAGGGCGCCGCGCGCAAGGAGCTCCCCCGGCTGGAGTTCGTCTGCGTGGGCTGCAAGGACCGCTACGCGCTCACCCAGTGTCAGCGCGTCGCTCCCGGCCTCGCGTGTGGCCGCTGCGCCGAGCGGTTTCCTCCCCCGTCCGTCACGCCTCCGCGCGCACGGGAGGCGTCGGGCTCGCGGTCGGCGCCTCCCCCGAAGTCGACGACGCGCTCGACGAACGACGACGACCCCTGGGACTGGTGGCACTTCGTCGAGGACCTCTTCGACTCGCTCTGACCTCAAGGGCGAGGGGTGGCCAGCGCCGAGGGTGGACAGCCGAACTCGCGCCGGAAGGCGTGGGTGAAGTGGCTGTGGGAGGAGAAGCCCATTTCGAGCGCGACGTCGGTGAGGCGGCCCGACGCGTGCTCCAGCTCGAAGAGGGCGGCGCGAAGTCTCAGCCGGTTGAGGTGCGCGTGCATCGTCTCGCCCGTCACCGCGCGGAAGACCCTGC
It contains:
- a CDS encoding zf-TFIIB domain-containing protein gives rise to the protein MSVRPCPSCHVPMQPLFADRVPLDRCFACKAMWFDAGELGVVAGSQGTLEMTREQPAARCPGCQGMLWFARLGACELLACIDCGGNYVADAQFARATREGAARKELPRLEFVCVGCKDRYALTQCQRVAPGLACGRCAERFPPPSVTPPRAREASGSRSAPPPKSTTRSTNDDDPWDWWHFVEDLFDSL